The Lathyrus oleraceus cultivar Zhongwan6 chromosome 5, CAAS_Psat_ZW6_1.0, whole genome shotgun sequence genome includes the window attataatcTTATTTAAAAAATAGCTTCATGTACTTGCTTATTGATTTATAAAtaaatgattaatattatttACCTTACATTTTCAAATAGTCGGATCAAATGGCAACAACTATCATGTTACCATCTCTTTTATTCAAATATTTAAGAATTTGTGATGAATTTAATATGCAGaataatcataaaataaaaatattataaaattaatACGACATTATGTTTGATGTAAAGAATTTATTTAAGGATTTGTGATGAATTTAATATGCAGaataatcataaaataaaaatattataaaattaatACGACATTATGATTTGATGTAAAGAATTTATTTAAGGATTTGTGATGAATTTAATATGCAGaataatcataaaataaaaatattataaaatataataCGACATTATGATTTGATGTAAAGAATTTATACACTTTTAAATTTGGATCATGCTTGTTATGTTCAGTTCATTAAATacacaaaatatttttttaaaaagttgATTATTTATATTTTAGTACGTTGAATACATATATTTAGAAAAAACATATTTTTTGAATCTCTTAAATAATGTTCAACttatcattttaattttttgtCCTAAGGACACTAATTAGCATTTCTCTTTAAATTTATACACTATTTTAATTGTTAATTTtctgaaagaaaaaaaatatagAACATGCAATTGACTCAATTTATTTAGATTTTAAATTGATAAAGATAACTTGAAAAGGAGAGTTTTTATCATAACAGTAGTATATACGACTTGGTTTTATTAATAGATTAGTAAAAATTAGAGAAATTAAATTGGCGCATAAAATTAGTGTTTGGTCAAAATCACACATTATCTACGTGGTGACTTGAGACTTAAAATGCtgataaaataaataaacaaattGAATGGAAATTGAGTAACCTTGCATATAATACTGTAATGTTCTGCATCAATTCAATGCCCATTGTAGTCCACCCACCCATTCCATTTTTGTCAGACTACAAGTTTAAAAACATTAGAATCCCTACTGACTTCCTACTGATCTATTTTTTCTTAGTCTGCCTCGTGTGACCCTAATGCTCTCTTCCATTATTGTATCATTGGAAGGAGGGTTTTCATTTGCAGAAGAGGATGGAGGCAGTGCTGCTTCGATCTGCATTTGCCCTGCCTCTACAGGTGCAGATTGGTTGCCAGATTCGGATGCAGGATTATTCTTCTGTGCATTTAAACCGGTTAAAGAGGAGGGTGCTTTAGATACTTGTGAAGAACTCAACTCCTCTGTTACTTCCTTCTGGTGCTGACTTGAAGATGAGCTAGAAGTGGCGGGAGTTGGACCCTCAGCTGGTGCAGCTGTCGCAGGAGCATGTTGGCTATTATTGCTGGCTGCAGGCTGGCGGCCTCTCGCACCCGGTCGACGCTGTTAATAGAGACAGTGTGATTTATTTGTGAGAAAGCATAATAAGAGGAAATGAGATAAAAACACATATTTAACTACCTGCGCAGGGGGAGCCGGTGGCGCTGATTGAGCAGCAACATACTGCAAAATGTCAAAAACTCTAGTCTGGCCATAACTAGCAGCCTTTTGCCAATACGTAACTGCAATATCTCCTGCCCGTGTCCTTAGCTCCATCAAGTTGCGATCAATATCTGTCTCGTGTTTCGCAACATATGGTCTAAAGAAAGAATCATACACATATGTTGTTCCCTAACACAGGCAATAATATTAATGTGAAAGATCAAGCTGAAGAGAATTAAATAATAAAGCTTTATCAGATTCAACCACAGTAGTTAACTGCATACCTTAGTTTTCGGGTACCAAAGATATATAAAAAACGCCAACTTAGCTTCACTATACATCGGAACCCTTTAAGAAGAATTTTAACAATAAGCAATCAGAAAGCATAATAAAACAAATTTTTTcagtgaaaaagaaaaaaggacATGGAATTATCTGCACATATCCAAGATAGTATCTACCATGATATAAACGTATCACCAATTCGCTCACACACCGTCAAAAGAGCAACCAAAATCCTGCAATACAAAGGGAAAACTAAAAAAAATCGGTACAATTGTAAACCGACTATTTACAAGTTAAGTTTTATGGAAGTATACCAATACTGGCACCAAAAGCGTAGCTGTTCAATTTCAGGCCTATTCTTTTCAACTGCTTTATAGCATTCATAAGCTGGATAGGCATAGCCAAAAACCATCCTGCAAACACATAAACActgaaaatataaaataattgAATTCGAAATCTACAGCACAAACCCATCCTAAAGAATGATCATAAACATACACAAGTATCCTGGTAATAAAGGATCCTATCATTTTGTATCCCTGGCatgaaaaaaaaaatacaatCAGTTAAGTCAAACAAGATAGCTTCCAAGAAACTGAAACCAAATAAGAGTTATATACATAAAAAATTTAGTTCCTCAAAATCGAATGGGATAGAATCAAGTGATATTCCATTGTTTCGATCAAATGAAGCATAGCAAAATGGAGTGATATGGATTTCATTCCATTCAATCATTTACCACACCATATTTCCAAACAATGGAATGGAATCTTCATTCTGCTACCTTCCACTCCGCTACATTCCGCTACATTCCTCTCAATTCATTTTAGGATATTCAAATATATCCTAACGTTACTATAATAAGGGATTGGCAATGTTCGAGCGGATATATCAAAATCAAAATCTGCGACACTATCAGATTGTGACCTATGCAACGTGACCTATATTCACCATTAATGAAATGCTAAGTTTCTTACTCTTTTTTCTACAGTGCaaaattgaacaaaagaaaaacaaaatagGGTTATTTCATGATGAATACATTCTTATCCAAAAGGTTAAAATTGTAAACAAATTAAGAATCGGTTGAAATTGAATTAGGGCACAATTACGAACCAAACCAAGAATCCGTTTCCGAAATCAAAGTAACAGAAAACCGATACTAGCAATAAAAGGGGCAAAGAAATCAAAGGAAAATGAGAGGAAAGAAAATGGATACCTGGTTAGAGAAAGATGAAGAAGGAAGTAAAGTGTTAAATCAACGGTTCAGATACGGCGCCACCGCGAGTAGAAATACTTGGAGtaacgaagaagaagaagaaaagaagcGGAAAATGAGAACAAGAATTTAGAATTTGGAGGAGctttttaaattttattttttcatcTTTCAATTCAAACTCTTTAAGtaaattaatttcattttttttatgcAATTATCATTGtaaataattaattatattttttatttatttcataaATAGTTGATGCTACGACAATAACTAGTGTAAACACCCGTGATATTTCCAAGAATTTGACTTCTCAGTGGGTGCAATGAATATAAAGGTTAGTTCAATTTAGGAAATATTATTTAAAAGAGATTAATACACGGTGATTGATTCATTTATAATGAATCATGAGAAAGTAGAGAAATATGGAAAAActaattattaaaataatttaattataatttatttaattttaattttacatttatgagttaaaataatttattttaattgcaCACCACATcattatttaataattaattatattatttttgaTATAACTGTTTTGTGAGATTAAGTATTTTTCAATTATAAAAAGTTATTTATTTAATATGTAAGTTTTAAATAATATCATAAAATTACTCAAACTTTTATTTagaaaaataattaattaacagTCAAATTATTGTTTTATATTTAGAGTCTGTATGATAAAACCAAAAAAAAGTTTTTAACTTTTGAGTTTACATTAATGACTTTTGTTTAGTAACTCTTTTTTTAGTTTCTAGATTTGTAGTTTTTTTACTGGCTTTTATTTGAAGTAGTTTTTGAGTTTGTAGTTTTTAACTTTATGATTTTTTTCCTCCCTTTGTACCTTCACAATTTATCCAAAATTAATTTTTACCCTTTATATTTTATTATgatttaaattaaaataattgtGTTTTAATTTAGGGAATAAGAAAGGTTAGTCACTATTTCTACTAAACAAATTCAAGATGAAGGAAATTCGTAATAGCATTGCGGTTTTATTGTGGAATGTTAAACAATAAActtaattttattattattttagaTTAATGTAATTGAATTCAGaattataatattattattttagatattttgATAAATTTCATTACAAAATTTATATATAAATGTTCAATATATATTTGTGTTATGtttaattttatattatatttaaaatgTTTTGCATTTGATTGTTAATAcgtttatttttatttaataaatacgattattattcattaatttttttaattaaaatgttCTTTTATATCATTTTATATTTATTAGCTAGTGTAATCGTTAATTTATCAAACACTCAAATTAGTTTATCAGCTATAAATCATAAACTATAAATTATCAGTCACCAACTATAACTTATCGGTTATTAGTCGTCAGCTATCAACTATTAACTAGCTTATCAATTCGTTTTATCAGACAAAATCTTAGACTTATAAATTTTAACGATActttttcataatttattttaaaaaatatcgTAAAAATATTGAAATGGGAATGATacatatatattatatatatatatatattatatatatatatatataatatatatatatatatatatatatatatatatatatatatatatatatatatatatatatatattcttgaATAAATATTAGAATATATTcaaaaaaaattgataaaaaaagAGAGTGGACTAAATCAAAATTCACTACATAAGTaagaatttttttataaaaaaaaactacCTTAATGTCCAAGGGTAAAGAATCAAACGCACTGAAAGAGG containing:
- the LOC127085303 gene encoding putative HVA22-like protein g isoform X2 produces the protein MVFGYAYPAYECYKAVEKNRPEIEQLRFWCQYWILVALLTVCERIGDTFISWVPMYSEAKLAFFIYLWYPKTKGTTYVYDSFFRPYVAKHETDIDRNLMELRTRAGDIAVTYWQKAASYGQTRVFDILQYVAAQSAPPAPPAQRRPGARGRQPAASNNSQHAPATAAPAEGPTPATSSSSSSQHQKEVTEELSSSQVSKAPSSLTGLNAQKNNPASESGNQSAPVEAGQMQIEAALPPSSSANENPPSNDTIMEESIRVTRGRLRKNRSVGSQ
- the LOC127085303 gene encoding putative HVA22-like protein g isoform X1; amino-acid sequence: MIGSFITRILVMVFGYAYPAYECYKAVEKNRPEIEQLRFWCQYWILVALLTVCERIGDTFISWVPMYSEAKLAFFIYLWYPKTKGTTYVYDSFFRPYVAKHETDIDRNLMELRTRAGDIAVTYWQKAASYGQTRVFDILQYVAAQSAPPAPPAQRRPGARGRQPAASNNSQHAPATAAPAEGPTPATSSSSSSQHQKEVTEELSSSQVSKAPSSLTGLNAQKNNPASESGNQSAPVEAGQMQIEAALPPSSSANENPPSNDTIMEESIRVTRGRLRKNRSVGSQ